A single region of the Methanofastidiosum sp. genome encodes:
- a CDS encoding ribosome biogenesis/translation initiation ATPase RLI produces the protein MRIAVIDYDKCQPKKCNLLCLNYCPGPRMNEETIIIDEVTKKPIISEVLCTGCGICIHKCPYKAISIVNLPEELSQPIHQYGPNTFRLYRLPIPKEGKVLGLIGQNGVGKTTAIRILSGELYPNMGDYASKEMKNLTSYFRGTELQGYFEKIEAKNIKSSLKPQYVDKLSQVVKGNTSDLLDKVDERGVAKELIGELDLQDALDKDISVLSGGELQRVAMIASISKDADIYFLDEPTSYLDIKQRLNVAKVIRNLAEQKTVVVIEHDLAILDYLSDHIHILYGQPGVYGIVSTPLGVRVGINMYLDGYIKEDNVRFREESIKFYQKEDKSSKLRKVLLEYPSFEKSYDSFSLKTDGGSLHKGEVIGIVGPNATGKSTFIKILAGVLEPDNGNKFETELKVSYKPQYIQRDYEGTVRNLLAEVAKEKFFTNIYKAEILRPLEIDPIIDNTVSELSGGELQRVAIAACLSQDADLYLFDEPSAYLDIEQRLNFSKVLRRFIGDKKLMAIIVEHDLVSLDYTSDKAIVFSGRPSVSGIASPPLSLRDGMNRFLKEIGITFRREPESGRPRSNKIDSQKDREQKSSGEYYYFKA, from the coding sequence TTGAGAATTGCTGTAATAGATTACGATAAATGTCAACCAAAAAAGTGTAATCTATTGTGTCTTAACTATTGTCCCGGGCCCAGGATGAATGAAGAGACTATAATAATAGACGAAGTAACAAAAAAACCTATTATCTCTGAGGTCTTGTGCACTGGGTGCGGTATATGCATTCATAAGTGCCCCTACAAAGCGATTTCTATAGTCAATTTGCCCGAAGAACTTTCTCAGCCAATACATCAGTATGGGCCAAATACGTTTAGGCTATATCGATTGCCGATACCAAAAGAAGGAAAGGTACTGGGTCTCATAGGTCAAAATGGTGTTGGAAAAACAACAGCAATTAGAATTCTTTCTGGAGAGCTTTACCCCAATATGGGAGATTATGCCTCAAAAGAGATGAAAAATCTCACTTCTTATTTTAGAGGAACTGAGCTTCAAGGGTATTTTGAAAAGATTGAAGCCAAAAATATAAAGAGTTCCTTAAAGCCTCAATATGTGGATAAACTTTCTCAAGTCGTGAAAGGGAATACTTCAGATCTCCTTGACAAGGTCGATGAAAGAGGAGTTGCAAAAGAGCTTATTGGTGAACTTGATTTACAAGATGCTCTTGATAAGGATATTTCTGTTTTAAGTGGGGGAGAATTACAGAGAGTTGCCATGATTGCTTCAATATCTAAAGACGCCGACATTTATTTTTTGGACGAGCCTACATCATATCTTGACATAAAGCAGAGATTAAACGTCGCAAAGGTAATACGAAATCTTGCAGAGCAAAAGACTGTTGTCGTGATCGAGCATGACCTTGCAATTCTTGATTATTTGAGCGATCATATCCATATTCTTTATGGGCAGCCAGGAGTATACGGGATAGTCTCAACGCCTCTTGGTGTTAGAGTTGGGATTAATATGTATCTCGATGGCTACATAAAGGAAGATAATGTTAGATTTAGGGAAGAATCAATTAAATTTTATCAAAAGGAAGACAAATCCTCAAAATTAAGAAAGGTTCTTTTAGAGTACCCATCTTTTGAAAAGAGCTATGACAGCTTTTCACTCAAAACTGATGGTGGCTCCCTACATAAAGGCGAAGTCATTGGAATTGTTGGGCCAAATGCTACCGGTAAGAGTACTTTTATTAAAATACTTGCTGGAGTCTTAGAACCTGACAATGGAAACAAATTTGAGACTGAGTTGAAAGTATCCTACAAGCCACAGTATATCCAAAGAGATTATGAAGGAACTGTAAGAAACCTTTTAGCAGAGGTTGCAAAGGAGAAATTTTTCACAAATATTTACAAGGCAGAAATACTAAGACCTTTAGAAATAGACCCAATAATTGATAATACAGTTTCAGAGCTTTCTGGCGGAGAATTGCAGAGGGTGGCAATTGCCGCATGTCTTTCCCAAGACGCAGACCTATACCTATTTGATGAGCCTTCAGCATATCTTGACATTGAGCAGAGACTTAACTTTTCAAAGGTATTGAGGCGATTTATTGGAGACAAGAAGCTCATGGCAATTATAGTTGAGCACGACTTAGTTTCCTTAGACTACACTTCAGATAAGGCTATAGTATTCTCTGGAAGACCTAGTGTATCTGGGATAGCTTCCCCCCCGTTATCGCTTCGTGATGGAATGAATAGATTCTTAAAAGAGATCGGAATAACATTTAGAAGAGAGCCCGAGTCTGGAAGACCAAGATCAAATAAGATTGATTCACAAAAAGACCGGGAGCAGAAGTCATCAGGCGAATATTACTACTTTAAAGCATAA
- the hxlA gene encoding 3-hexulose-6-phosphate synthase: MKGDSISKIILQLALDILNLDRAISMTKEAIGGGVDWIEAGTPLIKSEGMEALRELKHIFPDKKIIADMKTMDTGDFETEMASKAGADIVSILGASDDSTIKEAIKAAKKYNSEIMIDLINVKNKVDRAAEVQKMGAKYVCIHVGIDQQMKGENPLQDIKDVKEAVNITIATAGGLNSENIPDVVSAGADIVIVGGAITKASDLLEATKRIRKSIDLAKPIESIEFRKYKREELIDALKKVSSSNVSDAMHRGGAMKGIHTVVPGLKMAGKALTVKTMNGDWAKVVEAIDLAEKGDILVIDTNCGNIAVWGELATWSSVTRGLGGIVVDGAVRDIDDLKEIRFPVFARYEVPDAGDPKGFGEIGCEVICGGLKVNKGDYIIGDDSGVVVIPQEDAQEIINRSLDVKEKENRIREEIKRGSTLSKVLKLKKWEKIVG, encoded by the coding sequence ATGAAAGGTGATTCTATTAGTAAAATAATCCTTCAACTTGCACTAGATATATTGAATCTTGATAGGGCTATTTCTATGACAAAAGAAGCCATTGGCGGAGGAGTTGACTGGATTGAAGCCGGGACGCCTCTGATAAAAAGTGAAGGGATGGAAGCCCTAAGAGAACTAAAGCATATTTTTCCAGATAAGAAGATAATTGCAGATATGAAGACTATGGACACAGGTGATTTTGAAACTGAGATGGCATCAAAAGCCGGCGCCGACATAGTCTCAATCTTGGGGGCTTCGGATGACAGCACAATAAAAGAAGCAATTAAAGCCGCTAAGAAGTATAATTCTGAAATTATGATTGACTTGATCAATGTCAAAAACAAAGTGGATAGGGCGGCTGAAGTTCAGAAAATGGGTGCAAAATATGTCTGTATTCACGTTGGAATTGACCAGCAGATGAAGGGAGAAAATCCATTGCAGGATATAAAAGATGTAAAAGAGGCGGTGAATATTACTATTGCAACTGCAGGTGGATTGAATTCTGAGAACATCCCTGATGTAGTTTCTGCAGGGGCCGATATAGTTATTGTTGGTGGCGCCATTACAAAAGCTTCTGACCTTCTCGAGGCTACAAAAAGAATCAGAAAGAGTATTGACCTTGCAAAACCTATTGAAAGTATAGAATTTAGAAAATACAAAAGAGAAGAGCTTATTGATGCCTTAAAAAAAGTCTCATCTTCAAACGTCTCAGACGCCATGCATAGGGGTGGCGCGATGAAAGGCATACATACAGTTGTGCCTGGACTTAAGATGGCAGGAAAAGCATTAACTGTTAAGACTATGAACGGAGACTGGGCAAAGGTCGTTGAAGCGATAGATTTGGCAGAGAAAGGAGACATTCTAGTGATAGATACAAATTGTGGTAATATAGCTGTTTGGGGAGAGCTTGCAACTTGGAGTTCTGTTACGAGAGGACTTGGAGGGATTGTTGTAGATGGTGCAGTTAGGGATATTGATGACCTAAAAGAAATTCGTTTTCCAGTGTTTGCAAGATATGAAGTTCCTGATGCAGGAGACCCAAAAGGATTTGGAGAGATAGGGTGTGAAGTTATATGTGGTGGCCTTAAAGTAAACAAAGGAGACTATATAATAGGAGATGACAGTGGAGTTGTTGTAATCCCTCAAGAAGATGCGCAAGAGATAATAAACAGAAGCCTTGATGTTAAAGAAAAGGAGAACAGAATAAGGGAAGAGATAAAGAGAGGGTCCACTCTATCAAAAGTTCTAAAACTTAAAAAATGGGAAAAAATTGTAGGATAA
- a CDS encoding phosphopantothenate/pantothenate synthetase, translated as MDISENHPRYESLILREKVKDCLKDGVLSEVGIAAHGRGEAFDYFLGEKTTLAAEKSIKAAAIMLCRAKKPVVSVNGNIACLVPNEVVELSKILPLKIEINLFYRTLEREIKIKERLEKYGAIDILGVGNNATETIPGLDSPRGKVSKEGIFTSDVLLVPLEDGDRALALKKMGKKIIAIDLNPLSRTSLCSDITIVDNVVRAMPRLIQEIKKFKDKDIKEDLVFDNNENTKKSIQIMRNNLHSWEEKINER; from the coding sequence ATGGATATATCCGAAAATCATCCACGTTATGAGTCTCTTATATTGAGAGAGAAGGTAAAAGACTGCCTTAAGGATGGAGTTCTTTCAGAAGTTGGTATAGCGGCACATGGTAGAGGAGAGGCTTTTGACTACTTTTTAGGAGAAAAAACTACCTTGGCAGCTGAGAAGTCAATAAAAGCGGCCGCTATTATGTTGTGTAGAGCAAAAAAACCAGTTGTATCTGTCAATGGAAACATTGCATGCCTCGTTCCAAATGAAGTTGTAGAGCTATCAAAGATTTTACCTTTGAAGATAGAAATCAATCTGTTTTACAGGACACTTGAAAGAGAGATTAAGATTAAAGAAAGACTTGAAAAATACGGTGCTATAGATATTCTGGGTGTTGGGAATAACGCAACTGAGACTATACCAGGTCTTGATTCGCCAAGGGGTAAAGTTTCTAAAGAGGGCATCTTCACTTCTGACGTATTACTTGTACCTTTAGAAGACGGAGACCGGGCTTTGGCACTTAAAAAAATGGGGAAAAAGATTATAGCAATTGATCTAAATCCGCTATCAAGGACTTCCTTATGCTCCGATATAACAATAGTTGATAATGTTGTTAGGGCAATGCCCAGACTTATTCAAGAGATAAAGAAATTTAAAGATAAAGATATTAAAGAAGATCTGGTATTTGACAATAATGAGAATACTAAGAAATCAATTCAAATAATGAGAAATAATCTTCATAGTTGGGAAGAAAAAATTAATGAAAGGTGA
- a CDS encoding MMPL family transporter: MKELRDTLFGKLGLIEYKYSKIIVASMLLITIFLSFGVLNLKFESDFMKELPQNFDVVKTQNLINSEFGEEEGIIILLETDFDVVDDIRNKQSLESIYQLEKRLKSRPEIIDVIGPGTVYYSIFRGIPSDDVALRDVAKTIPGLISKDYTSAIVMVRMSGVRSEEEIQAAIDIVEEETEKVQLYGLNYTITGSPVLSKTILKVLREDSMKTMAISAIIVFILLSLILRFKSFFVIIPLICGVVWTGGILSYIGIPISLVTTSIGAIVIGLGAEYGIFMVLRYNEEAKKDKPNEERVVAMVAGVGRGTIGSSVTTVAGFMALALSSMPMMVHLGTALSLGIISCLIGALVFLPSIMALREW; the protein is encoded by the coding sequence ATGAAAGAGCTAAGAGACACTCTATTTGGAAAACTTGGACTTATTGAATACAAGTACAGTAAGATTATAGTGGCCTCAATGTTACTGATAACTATTTTTTTATCATTTGGTGTATTAAACTTAAAGTTTGAATCGGATTTCATGAAAGAACTTCCCCAAAACTTTGACGTTGTAAAGACTCAAAATCTCATTAACAGTGAATTTGGCGAAGAAGAAGGTATTATAATTCTATTGGAAACTGATTTTGATGTTGTAGATGACATAAGGAATAAACAAAGCCTTGAAAGTATATATCAACTTGAGAAAAGATTAAAATCCAGACCCGAGATAATTGATGTAATTGGTCCTGGGACGGTCTATTATTCAATCTTTAGGGGAATTCCTTCAGATGACGTGGCATTGAGGGATGTGGCAAAGACTATACCAGGATTAATATCAAAAGATTATACGTCAGCCATAGTCATGGTCAGGATGAGTGGAGTAAGGAGCGAAGAGGAAATTCAAGCTGCAATTGACATAGTAGAAGAAGAAACTGAAAAAGTACAGTTGTATGGATTGAATTATACCATAACTGGATCCCCTGTGTTAAGTAAAACTATTCTTAAAGTTCTGAGAGAAGATTCAATGAAAACTATGGCCATATCTGCAATAATTGTATTTATATTACTGAGTTTAATATTAAGATTCAAATCATTCTTTGTTATAATTCCACTTATTTGCGGAGTAGTCTGGACAGGAGGAATTCTATCTTATATTGGTATCCCAATAAGTCTCGTGACAACTAGCATTGGAGCCATTGTCATAGGTCTCGGTGCTGAATACGGGATATTTATGGTATTACGTTACAACGAGGAGGCAAAAAAAGATAAGCCAAATGAAGAAAGAGTTGTGGCTATGGTTGCAGGTGTTGGCCGTGGTACAATAGGATCAAGTGTAACAACAGTTGCTGGCTTTATGGCTCTAGCGCTTTCTTCAATGCCTATGATGGTCCATCTTGGAACTGCTTTATCTTTGGGAATAATAAGTTGTCTTATAGGAGCTTTAGTTTTTTTACCTTCAATTATGGCTTTGAGGGAGTGGTAA
- a CDS encoding PadR family transcriptional regulator, with the protein MTFRQIHNRFHYFHILDTFGLWLFSKKELCGYDIIKEFEIRSKGTWKPSPALIYPKILIWISEGLIEETNKGTRGKKYYKITPKGNIKLNENMGNLKRDLLDYEDFLGEVFEVDK; encoded by the coding sequence ATGACATTTAGACAAATTCACAATAGGTTTCATTATTTCCACATTTTGGATACATTCGGCCTTTGGTTATTCAGCAAGAAAGAGCTATGCGGTTACGACATAATAAAAGAGTTTGAAATTAGGTCGAAAGGTACTTGGAAACCTTCTCCGGCATTAATTTATCCTAAAATATTAATATGGATATCAGAAGGATTAATTGAAGAAACAAACAAAGGAACGAGGGGTAAAAAATATTATAAAATTACTCCAAAGGGTAATATAAAACTAAATGAGAATATGGGCAATCTAAAAAGAGATCTCCTAGATTATGAGGATTTTCTGGGGGAAGTTTTTGAGGTGGATAAATGA
- the coaBC gene encoding bifunctional phosphopantothenoylcysteine decarboxylase/phosphopantothenate--cysteine ligase CoaBC: MMMHRKSIKGSKSSKLAGKGIVLGITGSIAAVESVKLSRELMRHGAEVYVVMSQDAKKIIHPYALEFGTGNPVVDEITGKIEHVSYAGEHDKRCDLILIAPSTANTISKIVSGIDDTPVTTVVSTGLGKIPIIIVPAMHSSMYRNPIILENIEKLKKYGIEFLTPKFEENKAKLPEIDDIVTAVIKKLYVKDFHGKKVLVTAGPTIEKIDDVRFITNKSSGLMGIKLAEEFDMRGAEVTLILGPTQLSSCVKTHQVETYEEMLNAVISNKEVDLALFAAATSDFHVDNCASGKISSNQPFNITLSPNRKIIEEFSKVSKSFIVGFKAEYSVSEDQLIRKAYDRLQSSNMDLIVANDVGKEMRGFESKTNEVFIIDKTKKVFHLPLDDKEKLAEKIVDIIKKYLN; this comes from the coding sequence ATGATGATGCATAGAAAGTCGATAAAGGGGAGTAAGTCAAGTAAGTTGGCTGGAAAAGGGATTGTGTTGGGCATTACTGGGAGTATTGCCGCAGTTGAATCAGTTAAACTATCTAGAGAGCTCATGAGGCATGGGGCAGAGGTATACGTCGTCATGAGTCAAGATGCAAAAAAGATAATCCACCCATACGCGCTTGAGTTTGGCACTGGAAATCCAGTTGTTGATGAAATAACTGGCAAGATAGAGCATGTTTCTTATGCTGGAGAACACGATAAGAGATGTGATTTAATTCTTATAGCACCCTCAACAGCAAACACAATTTCAAAGATAGTATCCGGAATCGATGATACACCCGTCACAACAGTTGTATCCACGGGATTAGGCAAAATTCCGATTATCATAGTTCCCGCTATGCATAGCTCAATGTATAGGAATCCTATCATTCTTGAAAATATTGAAAAGCTAAAAAAATATGGCATTGAATTTCTCACCCCGAAATTCGAAGAAAACAAGGCAAAGCTTCCTGAAATCGATGACATTGTAACAGCAGTGATAAAAAAATTATATGTCAAAGATTTTCATGGCAAAAAAGTTTTGGTAACAGCAGGCCCTACAATTGAGAAGATTGATGATGTTAGATTTATCACAAATAAAAGTAGTGGATTAATGGGAATAAAATTGGCTGAAGAGTTTGATATGAGGGGGGCCGAAGTAACTTTAATTTTAGGGCCTACTCAATTGAGTTCCTGTGTAAAAACTCATCAAGTTGAAACTTATGAAGAGATGTTAAATGCCGTCATCTCAAATAAAGAAGTGGACCTAGCCCTTTTTGCAGCCGCAACATCTGATTTCCACGTTGATAATTGTGCATCTGGAAAGATTTCTTCAAATCAACCTTTTAATATTACGCTCTCCCCAAACAGAAAAATAATAGAAGAGTTTTCAAAAGTTTCAAAGTCCTTTATAGTTGGATTTAAAGCAGAATATTCCGTTTCAGAAGATCAGCTTATACGAAAGGCATATGACAGGCTCCAAAGCTCTAATATGGATTTAATCGTTGCAAATGATGTTGGAAAAGAAATGAGGGGATTTGAGTCTAAAACAAATGAAGTCTTTATCATAGACAAAACAAAAAAGGTGTTCCACTTACCTCTAGATGATAAAGAAAAACTCGCCGAAAAAATTGTTGATATAATAAAGAAATATTTAAATTAA
- a CDS encoding transglutaminase-like domain-containing protein, translating to MKKASIVFALIFLISVATFSGCISQKEENGTDVNTTPVQTGKTVSYLKARINISQPYDLSDLNSSRQKVVIIRDSGIRLEAIVTLYGETYPFDDTVRIPIVETEEDAVKVLNSFPDDVLPYVIGMELDEGIWGTGTVHWTEHMRNNIALRYAKEDADYNLYGTAFLIMKDQRDRIRVDESPYLNMGYEYWWMQGATETLSTSKALGFGPYTTLYASLMRSMMVPTKVVYGLYYDLEEGGIWKPYSWNELYFNGRWVPVDPYRQQIGTLSRYYLTLDKTVDLLELNNDFACYRSDLEGKGCKPFMIEILEQGTVLESEINN from the coding sequence ATGAAAAAAGCAAGTATTGTATTCGCCCTGATATTTTTAATTTCAGTTGCTACATTCTCAGGGTGTATTTCACAGAAAGAAGAAAATGGTACAGATGTTAATACGACGCCGGTGCAAACTGGCAAAACAGTATCCTATCTTAAGGCTAGAATTAATATTTCACAGCCATATGATCTTTCAGATTTAAATTCATCACGACAAAAAGTCGTCATAATTAGGGACAGTGGTATTAGACTTGAAGCAATAGTCACATTGTATGGTGAAACCTATCCATTTGACGATACTGTCAGGATACCTATTGTAGAAACAGAAGAAGATGCAGTAAAAGTTCTCAATAGCTTCCCAGATGACGTTTTACCCTATGTTATAGGAATGGAATTAGATGAAGGGATATGGGGAACTGGAACGGTCCACTGGACTGAACATATGCGTAACAATATTGCATTGAGATATGCAAAAGAAGACGCAGATTATAACTTATATGGAACCGCCTTCTTAATAATGAAAGACCAAAGAGACAGAATTAGAGTTGATGAAAGTCCATATTTAAATATGGGTTATGAGTACTGGTGGATGCAAGGTGCTACTGAAACTCTATCTACAAGTAAAGCATTGGGTTTTGGCCCTTACACGACACTATATGCTTCACTAATGAGGTCTATGATGGTCCCAACAAAAGTAGTATACGGACTTTACTATGACTTGGAAGAGGGAGGTATATGGAAACCATACTCTTGGAATGAACTATACTTTAACGGGAGATGGGTACCTGTTGATCCCTATAGGCAGCAGATAGGCACTTTATCAAGATACTACTTGACATTAGACAAGACTGTAGACCTACTAGAACTCAATAATGATTTTGCTTGTTATAGAAGCGATTTAGAAGGAAAAGGTTGTAAACCTTTCATGATAGAGATTCTAGAGCAGGGAACAGTTTTAGAAAGTGAAATCAACAACTAA
- a CDS encoding flavodoxin domain-containing protein: MTNNLLVYDTKYGSTEVIARWISEEIKNIVVKKPSEVSSIDEYPLIIIGSPDYDDKPLKSISEFIEKFNKELKQKKIAIFVVCNDIEENEYQGKQIGGKFNLEILKRELPKENIILEEVLGGVFNPKILDEQDQERIVNFFKEIGKPIRKEDLVFMPVLNKLDKDKCKQFISKLKAV, from the coding sequence ATGACTAATAATCTCTTAGTATATGACACAAAATATGGATCAACTGAGGTAATAGCGAGATGGATATCTGAGGAAATAAAAAATATTGTCGTTAAAAAACCGTCAGAAGTAAGTTCTATTGACGAGTACCCATTGATAATTATAGGTTCGCCCGATTACGATGATAAGCCTCTGAAAAGTATAAGTGAATTTATAGAAAAATTCAATAAGGAACTAAAGCAAAAGAAGATAGCAATTTTTGTCGTGTGTAATGATATCGAGGAAAATGAATATCAAGGTAAACAAATAGGCGGCAAGTTCAATCTTGAGATACTGAAAAGGGAACTTCCAAAGGAAAATATCATCTTAGAGGAAGTATTGGGTGGAGTATTCAATCCTAAAATCCTTGACGAGCAAGATCAGGAAAGAATAGTGAACTTCTTTAAAGAAATTGGCAAGCCAATTAGGAAAGAAGATCTAGTTTTCATGCCAGTGTTGAATAAACTTGATAAAGACAAATGCAAACAGTTTATCAGTAAGCTTAAGGCAGTATAA
- a CDS encoding MMPL family transporter yields the protein MSRYDKLIRDFSDIHGKNSKRLLILSFIITIILGSGISLIKIEQGDDMSQLPNNIEEIQVFMKMEDKFERYNSIIVVINSENIGSPDILKEAYLLNQELMNVYGIESSSFTLKLDEIYLPKEELKNRVEVSDNLGYMLIRLNVIKGVDNMKVYDDVKEIISKTTLNVQPGGGIAMVKELTDIILPEMSKISTFGIIGVLLCVILTFRSIRFGIMPLICVGVGIVWMMGISGFAGISLSSELVGVISMMTGIGIDFAIQTINRYNQERTPIILEKIVRTLEGVVEPIVVSSIVAGFGFIAMLAGSLSILDTMGKMLFIGVFSCMGVTLIFLPSFLVVQEKIFEDTKKLIKKKMEAYNEEN from the coding sequence ATGTCCCGTTACGATAAACTAATAAGAGATTTTTCAGATATTCATGGAAAAAATTCCAAGAGGCTTCTAATACTGTCATTTATTATAACAATAATTTTAGGATCTGGGATCTCCCTCATCAAGATAGAACAAGGAGATGATATGAGCCAGTTGCCCAATAATATTGAGGAGATTCAGGTGTTCATGAAGATGGAGGACAAGTTTGAAAGATATAACTCCATTATTGTTGTAATCAACTCAGAAAATATAGGCTCCCCAGACATCTTGAAGGAAGCTTATTTATTGAATCAAGAACTTATGAATGTCTATGGGATAGAAAGCTCTTCTTTTACTCTTAAACTAGATGAGATATATCTGCCAAAAGAAGAGCTAAAGAACAGGGTTGAAGTTTCAGATAATCTTGGATACATGCTGATAAGACTTAATGTCATTAAGGGCGTCGATAATATGAAGGTATATGACGACGTGAAAGAAATAATCTCAAAAACTACATTGAATGTTCAGCCGGGAGGCGGCATAGCAATGGTTAAAGAACTTACAGACATAATCTTACCTGAGATGTCAAAGATATCTACATTTGGGATTATAGGAGTCTTACTTTGTGTTATACTGACATTCAGATCAATAAGATTTGGCATAATGCCTTTGATATGTGTTGGTGTGGGAATAGTATGGATGATGGGAATATCGGGATTTGCAGGAATTTCTTTAAGTTCTGAGTTAGTAGGAGTTATTTCAATGATGACCGGAATTGGAATTGATTTCGCAATACAGACTATAAATAGATATAATCAAGAGCGTACTCCTATAATTTTAGAGAAAATAGTCAGGACTTTAGAAGGTGTTGTTGAGCCTATAGTTGTTTCGTCTATTGTTGCAGGATTTGGATTCATTGCAATGCTTGCGGGGTCTTTATCCATACTTGATACGATGGGAAAGATGCTTTTCATAGGTGTATTTAGCTGCATGGGGGTAACGCTTATATTTCTCCCATCGTTTTTAGTAGTTCAAGAAAAAATATTTGAAGATACAAAAAAATTAATTAAGAAGAAAATGGAGGCGTATAATGAAGAAAATTAG
- a CDS encoding radical SAM protein, which translates to MEKECPDHGFFSDALSDDPEYYKRLDRLDQVAENSVMKTKNKNKGCPYDCGLCEDHLTPSIFVNIDLTNRCNMSCPVCFASAGATKKLYEPSFEEIRKILESMTSIKPNPPFAIQFSGGEPTLRNDLPELIQTAKTLGISQIQVATNGKRFSKDPEYLKKVIDAGINTYYLQFDGLNPASYIKFRGYDTFPEKKKAIENLRSFGETSLVLVPTVSKGVNDQELGDIIYFGRDNFDVIRGINFQPLSFSGRARKEEMKNSRITITDLVRLIEDQTDGEIGKEDFYPIPFVVPVSKFVESLKGADMPHFSTHPQCGVATYVFVKDGKIIPITRFVDVEGFFEYLKERNQSINCAGRIRKSIEISKILKDMRSFIDNEKMPKDFNLLEITKGILNGGGKEYLAKLHHKSLFIGTMHFMDPFNFDLDRVKRCAIHYALPDGTFIPFCSYNSIHRETIEKRLTTPIDE; encoded by the coding sequence ATGGAAAAGGAATGCCCTGACCATGGTTTTTTCTCAGACGCTCTTTCAGATGACCCTGAATATTACAAAAGATTAGATCGACTTGACCAAGTTGCAGAAAATTCTGTTATGAAAACAAAAAACAAAAATAAAGGATGCCCTTATGATTGCGGCTTGTGTGAGGATCATTTGACCCCATCGATTTTTGTTAATATTGATTTGACAAATAGGTGCAATATGAGTTGTCCAGTGTGCTTTGCAAGTGCAGGTGCAACTAAAAAATTGTACGAGCCTTCCTTTGAAGAAATTAGAAAAATACTTGAAAGCATGACTTCAATAAAACCAAATCCTCCATTTGCAATACAATTTTCAGGTGGCGAACCGACATTAAGAAATGACCTGCCAGAATTAATTCAAACTGCAAAAACTTTAGGAATCTCACAGATTCAAGTTGCAACAAATGGAAAGAGATTTTCTAAAGACCCCGAGTACTTAAAAAAAGTCATTGATGCCGGTATAAACACTTACTATCTTCAATTTGACGGATTAAACCCTGCTTCATATATCAAATTCCGTGGATATGACACTTTTCCGGAAAAGAAAAAAGCTATAGAAAATCTAAGAAGTTTTGGGGAAACTAGTCTTGTTCTTGTTCCCACTGTTTCAAAAGGCGTAAATGATCAAGAACTTGGTGACATAATATATTTTGGGCGAGACAATTTTGATGTTATTAGAGGGATTAACTTTCAACCTCTTTCCTTTTCTGGCCGCGCAAGAAAGGAAGAAATGAAAAATTCCAGGATAACGATAACAGATCTAGTAAGACTTATAGAAGATCAAACAGATGGAGAAATCGGAAAAGAAGACTTTTACCCAATTCCATTTGTAGTTCCTGTATCCAAGTTTGTTGAATCTTTGAAAGGGGCAGATATGCCTCATTTTTCAACACACCCGCAATGTGGTGTTGCAACATACGTGTTTGTAAAAGATGGAAAGATAATACCAATTACTCGATTTGTGGATGTTGAAGGGTTCTTTGAGTACCTTAAAGAGAGAAATCAAAGTATAAACTGTGCGGGAAGAATAAGAAAAAGTATTGAGATATCTAAAATCTTAAAGGATATGAGATCTTTTATTGATAATGAAAAAATGCCAAAAGATTTCAATCTTTTAGAAATTACAAAGGGCATTTTAAATGGCGGAGGTAAGGAATACCTTGCAAAACTTCACCATAAGTCACTATTTATTGGGACTATGCACTTTATGGACCCCTTTAACTTTGATTTAGATAGGGTAAAAAGGTGTGCAATACACTACGCCCTGCCTGACGGCACATTTATCCCTTTTTGCAGTTACAATTCGATTCATAGGGAAACTATCGAGAAACGGCTAACTACGCCAATTGACGAATAG